From Camelus ferus isolate YT-003-E chromosome 15, BCGSAC_Cfer_1.0, whole genome shotgun sequence, the proteins below share one genomic window:
- the GPR75 gene encoding probable G-protein coupled receptor 75 encodes MNSTDHLQDAPNSTLLHVPHSQGGNSTALQEDLQDLIHTATLVTCTFLLAVIFCLGSYGNFIVFLSFFDPAFRKFRTNFDFMILNLSFCDLFICGVTAPMFTFVLFFSSARSIPDAFCFTFHLTSSGFIIMSLKTVAVIALHRLRMVLGKQPNRSAFFPCTLLLTLLLWATSFTLATLATLKTSKSHLCLPMSSLIAGEGKAILSLYVVDFTFCVAVVSVSYIMIAQTLRKNAQVRKCPPVITVDASRHQPFMGAPAKGGGDPIQCAMPALYRNQNYNKLQHVQTHGYTKSPNQLPTPAASRLQLVSAVNLSTAKDSKAVVTCVVIVLSVLVCCLPLGISLVQVVLSSNGSFILYQFELFGFTLIFFKSGLNPFIYSRNSAGLRRKVLWCLRYVGLGVFCCKQKTRLRAMGKGNLEVNRNKSSHHETNSAYMLSPKPQKKFVDQACGPSHSKESVVSPKMSAGHQHYGQSSSTPINTRIEPYYSIYNSSPSQEESIPHNLQPVNAFGFANSYIAMHYHTTNDLMQECDRTSAKQIPVPSV; translated from the coding sequence ATGAACTCAACAGACCACCTCCAGGATGCTCCCAACAGCACCCTGCTACATGTGCCTCACTCCCAGGGAGGAAACAGCACTGCTCTGCAGGAGGACCTCCAGGACCTCATCCACACGGCCACCTTGGTGACCTGTACCTTTCTACTCGCAGTCATCTTCTGCCTGGGCTCCTACGGCAACTTCATTGTCTTCTTGTCCTTCTTTGATCCAGCCTTTAGGAAATTCAGAACCAACTTTGATTTCATGATCCTGAACCTGTCCTTCTGTGACCTCTTCATTTGTGGCGTGACGGCCCCCATGTTCACTTTCGTGTTGTTCTTCAGCTCAGCCAGGAGCATCCCAGACGCTTTCTGCTTCACCTTTCATCTCACCAGCTCTGGCTTCATCATCATGTCCCTCAAGACAGTGGCGGTGATCGCCCTGCACCGGCTCCGCATGGTGCTGGGCAAGCAGCCGAATCGCTCGGCCTTCTTTCCCTGCACCCTGCTCCTCACTCTGCTTCTCTGGGCCACCAGTTTCACCCTTGCCACCTTGGCCACCCTAAAAACCAGCAAGTCGCACCTCTGCCTTCCCATGTCCAGTCTGATTGCCGGAGAAGGGAAAGCCATCCTGTCTCTCTACGTGGTCGACTTCACCTTCTGTGTGGCTGTGGTCTCTGTCTCTTACATCATGATTGCTCAGACCCTGCGGAAAAATGCTCAAGTCAGAAAGTGCCCCCCCGTGATCACAGTGGATGCTTCCAGACACCAGCCTTTCATGGGGGCCCCGGCGAAGGGAGGTGGAGACCCCATCCAGTGCGCCATGCCGGCTCTGTACAGGAACCAGAATTACAACAAACTGCAGCACGTTCAGACCCACGGATACACCAAGAGTCCCAACCAGCTGCCAACCCCTGCAGCCAGCCGGCTGCAGCTGGTGTCAGCTGTCAATCTCTCCACGGCTAAGGATTCTAAGGCGGTGGTCACCTGTGTGGTCATCGTGCTGTCGGTCCTGGTGTGCTGTCTTCCGCTGGGGATTTCCTTGGTGCAGGTGGTTCTCTCGAGCAACGGGAGCTTCATCCTTTACCAGTTTGAACTCTTTGGATTCACTCTTATATTTTTCAAGTCAGGATTAAACCCTTTTATATATTCTCGAAACAGTGCAGGGCTGAGAAGGAAAGTTCTCTGGTGCCTCCGGTACGTAGGCCTGGGTGTTTtctgctgcaaacagaagactcGACTTCGAGCCATGGGAAAAGGGAACCTCGAAGTCAACAGGAACAAATCCTCCCATCATGAGACAAACTCTGCCTACATGCTGTCTCCAAAGCCCCAGAAGAAATTTGTGGACCAGGCTTGTGGCCCAAGTCATTCGAAGGAAAGTGTGGTCAGTCCGAAGATGTCTGCTGGACATCAGCACTATGGTCAGAGCAGCTCAACCCCCATCAACACTCGGATCGAACCGTACTACAGTATCTACAACAGCAGCCCATCCCAGGAAGAGAGCATCCCGCATAACTTACAGCCGGTGAACGCCTTTGGATTTGCCAATTCATACATCGCCATGCATTATCACACCACCAATGATTTAATGCAAGAGTGTGACCGCACTTCAGCCAAGCAGATTCCAGTCCCCTCTGTGTAG